The following proteins are co-located in the Desulfovibrio intestinalis genome:
- the argH gene encoding argininosuccinate lyase, with amino-acid sequence MKTNQSWGGRFAEGPKEAVAQYTDSQSYDRALYAQDIRASQAHARMLGRQGIIAPGEAQLLVEGLDRVREEIRSGNFVWKPELEDVHMNIEARLTEIMGNVGKKLHTGRSRNDQVGLSFRLFVADRLETWRQRAAGLCAVLVQRATEHANDILPGCTHLQPAQPVSLAHHLLAYAWMFRRDALRLTDCLDRVCISPLGAAALAGTTYPLDPQSVAEDVGFSGIYGNSMDAVSDRDFVLEALFDGSTIMMHLSRMCEEIILWANPAFGFVRLPDSYATGSSIMPQKKNPDVAELMRGKTGRVYGSLMGLLTTMKGLPLAYNRDMQEDKEGFLDADKTVEASLRLMAGMMEELTFRTDRMREACKAGFLNATELADYLVGKGIPFREAHHITGQCVAAAESQGKGLEDLPLPEMQALEPRIEDDVYAILDYAAAVRRRETPGGTGPQSVAAQVAQLRTWLAGMDGMTR; translated from the coding sequence ATGAAGACCAACCAGAGCTGGGGCGGACGCTTCGCCGAAGGCCCCAAGGAAGCTGTAGCCCAATATACGGACTCCCAATCCTACGACAGGGCGCTTTACGCCCAGGATATCCGCGCCTCACAAGCCCACGCCCGCATGCTGGGACGCCAGGGCATCATCGCCCCCGGCGAGGCGCAGCTTCTGGTTGAAGGACTCGACCGCGTGCGCGAAGAAATCCGCTCTGGCAATTTTGTCTGGAAGCCGGAACTGGAAGACGTGCACATGAATATTGAAGCACGCCTGACGGAAATTATGGGCAATGTGGGCAAAAAACTGCACACTGGCCGTAGCCGCAACGACCAGGTCGGGTTGAGCTTTCGTCTTTTCGTGGCAGACAGGCTTGAAACCTGGCGGCAGCGTGCCGCTGGCCTGTGCGCCGTGCTGGTGCAGCGCGCCACCGAACACGCCAATGACATACTGCCAGGCTGCACCCACTTGCAGCCCGCCCAGCCCGTGAGTTTGGCGCACCACCTGCTGGCCTATGCCTGGATGTTCCGTCGCGACGCCCTGCGTCTGACCGACTGTCTTGACCGTGTGTGCATATCCCCTCTGGGAGCGGCCGCACTGGCGGGCACAACCTATCCCCTTGATCCGCAAAGCGTAGCGGAAGACGTTGGATTTTCCGGCATTTACGGCAACTCGATGGACGCTGTTTCCGACAGGGATTTCGTGCTGGAAGCTCTTTTTGACGGCTCAACCATCATGATGCATCTGTCACGTATGTGTGAAGAAATCATTTTGTGGGCCAACCCTGCTTTTGGCTTTGTGCGCCTGCCCGACAGCTACGCCACAGGCTCATCCATCATGCCGCAAAAGAAAAATCCTGACGTTGCCGAACTTATGCGCGGCAAAACGGGGCGCGTCTATGGTTCGCTCATGGGCCTGCTCACCACCATGAAGGGTTTGCCCCTGGCCTACAACCGCGACATGCAGGAAGATAAGGAAGGTTTTCTCGACGCCGACAAGACCGTCGAAGCCTCCCTGCGCCTTATGGCGGGAATGATGGAAGAACTGACCTTCCGCACTGACCGTATGCGCGAAGCCTGCAAGGCTGGCTTCCTCAATGCCACAGAACTGGCAGACTACCTTGTGGGCAAAGGCATACCCTTCCGCGAGGCCCATCATATAACGGGGCAATGCGTGGCTGCCGCCGAAAGCCAGGGCAAGGGACTTGAAGACCTCCCCCTGCCTGAAATGCAGGCGCTTGAACCCCGCATTGAGGATGATGTTTACGCCATACTGGATTACGCAGCCGCTGTGCGTCGGCGCGAAACGCCCGGCGGCACTGGCCCGCAGTCTGTGGCGGCCCAGGTGGCGCAACTCAGAACGTGGCTTGCCGGTATGGACGGCATGACCAGATAG
- a CDS encoding argininosuccinate synthase translates to MQDIKKVVLAYSGGLDTSVILKWLIETYKCEVIAVTANLGQPEDLSGVEEKALKTGASKAYVVDLREEMAKDFVFPMMRGAAIYEGRYLLGTSIARPLIAKALVDIARKEGADAISHGATGKGNDQVRFEFAASALAPDIKVIAPWREWELMSRTALTAFAEKHGIPISSAAKRYSMDANMLHTSFEGSELENPGNEPHESCHERCVPVEQAPDTPEIVSVDFECGNPVAVNGKALSPAAIITTLAEIAGRNGIGRDDMVENRFVGMKCRGVYENPAGTLLYKLHRDLEGICLDRELLGIRDMLAVRYSQCVYNGFWYSPEREAMQAFMDKSQESVTGTVRAKLYKGGVWPLARTSPNSLFSEDLATFEGGDYDHKDAAGFIRLNSLRLRLHAAVKNKIEG, encoded by the coding sequence ATGCAAGACATAAAAAAAGTTGTCCTCGCCTATTCTGGCGGGCTTGATACATCTGTTATTCTAAAGTGGCTTATTGAGACTTACAAGTGTGAAGTCATCGCCGTCACCGCCAACCTTGGCCAGCCTGAAGATCTTTCCGGTGTGGAAGAAAAGGCGCTCAAGACCGGCGCTTCCAAGGCCTATGTTGTTGATTTGCGCGAAGAAATGGCTAAAGATTTTGTGTTTCCGATGATGCGCGGCGCGGCCATCTACGAAGGACGCTACCTGCTTGGAACCTCCATTGCACGCCCCCTCATTGCCAAAGCTCTGGTTGACATCGCCCGCAAGGAAGGCGCTGACGCCATTTCGCACGGCGCCACCGGCAAGGGCAATGACCAGGTGCGCTTTGAATTTGCCGCCAGCGCTCTGGCCCCTGACATCAAGGTCATCGCCCCCTGGCGCGAATGGGAACTCATGTCCCGCACGGCCCTCACCGCCTTTGCCGAAAAGCACGGCATTCCCATTTCCAGCGCCGCCAAGCGCTACAGCATGGACGCCAACATGCTGCACACAAGCTTTGAAGGCAGCGAGCTGGAAAACCCCGGCAATGAACCGCACGAATCCTGCCACGAGCGCTGCGTGCCCGTTGAGCAGGCGCCGGACACTCCTGAAATTGTCAGCGTTGATTTTGAATGCGGCAACCCGGTTGCCGTTAACGGCAAGGCTCTTTCGCCAGCGGCCATCATTACCACCCTGGCCGAAATCGCTGGCCGTAACGGTATTGGCCGCGACGACATGGTGGAAAACCGTTTTGTCGGCATGAAGTGCCGCGGCGTGTACGAAAACCCCGCTGGCACCCTGCTGTACAAACTGCACCGCGACCTCGAAGGTATCTGCCTTGACCGCGAACTGCTCGGCATCCGCGACATGCTGGCCGTGCGCTATTCCCAGTGCGTTTACAACGGCTTCTGGTACTCGCCCGAACGCGAGGCCATGCAGGCCTTTATGGATAAATCGCAGGAAAGCGTCACCGGCACCGTGCGCGCCAAGCTGTACAAGGGCGGCGTGTGGCCCCTGGCCCGCACCTCCCCCAACTCGCTTTTCTCTGAAGATCTGGCTACCTTTGAAGGTGGCGACTACGACCACAAGGATGCGGCGGGCTTCATCCGCCTCAACAGCCTGCGGCTGCGGCTGCATGCGGCTGTCAAAAACAAGATCGAAGGTTAG
- the carB gene encoding carbamoyl-phosphate synthase large subunit: MPKRTDLHKILVIGAGPIIIGQGCEFDYSGSQAVKALKEEGYEVVLVNSNPATIMTDPQLADATYVEPIEHDTLTAIIRKERPDALLPTLGGQTALNAALGLAKSGVLAEYGVELIGARAEVIEKAESRELFREAMEHIGLNMPASGIARNIEEVRHLGNILPFPLIVRPAFTLGGTGGGVAYNLADLEEVASNGLAASPTTEVMIEQSVLGWKEIEMEVMRDAKDNCVIICSIENLDPMGVHTGDSITVAPVQTLSDAEYQQIRDASIAIMREIGVETGGSNVQFGINPANGEIVVIEMNPRVSRSSALASKATGFPIAKIAAKLAVGYTLDELRNDITRETVASFEPAIDYCVVKIPRFTFEKFPGAKDELTTSMKSVGEAMSIGRTFKEALQKGLRSMEIGATGLGFNFNAELPDREVILESLQRPNSRRIFALRQALLAGITEEEIFDVSAIDPWFVRQLQDIVDMEQRIRNFGMANDMTASNEALAVILREAKEYGFSDRQLAEMWKRPEADIRRLRDEMNILPTYYLVDTCAGEFEAYTPYFYSTYEKGEEIKLEDRRKVLILGGGPNRIGQGIEFDYCCCHASFALRDAGIMAIMANSNPETVSTDYDTSDRLYFEPLTFEDVMNIVEKEKPEGVIVQFGGQTPLNLAVPLMRAGVPILGTSPDAIDRAEDRERFQALIQKLGLLQPPNGTAMSLEDALEVAERITYPVVVRPSYVLGGRAMAVVYDASELTAYFHAQVPERPEHPILVDKFLEHAVEVDVDALSDGKDVYVAGIMEHIEEAGIHSGDSACVLPSYSLSYDHVALIAVQAEALARELKVVGLMNIQFAIKGDDIYILEVNPRASRTAPFVSKATGVPLPYLATQVMLGKTLDELDPWSMRKGGFTCVKEAVMPFQRFPGVDVILGPEMHSTGEVMGMGSNFGEAFLKSQLGAGQVPPQGGKLFLSVNDRDKPFLPEVAEKFANLGFDLLATKGTAAILREHGLKVEEVRKVYEGRPNIVDLLINHEVALVVNTASGKHTAKDSKAIRQAALNYKVPYCTTIAAARATATAIGSRRDETHVESLQEYYAREVRG; this comes from the coding sequence ATGCCTAAGCGTACGGATTTACACAAGATTCTTGTTATCGGCGCGGGACCCATCATCATCGGCCAGGGCTGCGAGTTTGACTACTCCGGCTCACAGGCTGTCAAAGCCCTTAAAGAAGAGGGCTACGAAGTGGTGCTGGTCAACTCCAATCCCGCTACCATCATGACCGATCCCCAGTTGGCCGACGCCACCTATGTGGAACCCATCGAACATGATACCCTGACTGCCATCATCCGAAAAGAACGCCCCGACGCACTGTTACCGACCCTTGGCGGGCAGACGGCTTTGAACGCCGCTCTTGGACTTGCCAAGAGCGGCGTTTTGGCGGAGTACGGCGTTGAACTTATCGGTGCACGCGCTGAGGTTATTGAAAAGGCCGAAAGCCGTGAGCTTTTTCGCGAAGCGATGGAGCACATCGGCCTCAATATGCCTGCCAGCGGTATTGCCAGAAATATCGAAGAAGTTCGCCACCTCGGCAACATACTGCCTTTCCCCCTCATTGTGCGCCCGGCCTTTACCCTGGGCGGCACGGGCGGCGGCGTAGCCTATAATCTTGCCGACCTTGAAGAAGTGGCAAGCAACGGCCTCGCAGCCAGCCCCACCACCGAGGTCATGATCGAGCAGAGCGTGCTTGGCTGGAAAGAAATTGAAATGGAAGTGATGCGCGACGCCAAGGATAACTGCGTCATCATCTGCTCCATTGAAAATCTTGACCCCATGGGCGTTCACACGGGCGACTCCATCACCGTGGCTCCGGTGCAGACTCTTTCCGACGCCGAATATCAGCAGATCCGCGATGCTTCCATTGCCATCATGCGTGAAATCGGCGTGGAAACCGGCGGCAGCAACGTGCAGTTTGGCATCAACCCGGCCAACGGCGAAATTGTTGTTATTGAGATGAATCCGCGCGTGTCGCGGTCTTCGGCGCTGGCCTCCAAGGCGACGGGTTTTCCCATCGCCAAAATCGCGGCCAAACTGGCTGTGGGCTACACGCTGGACGAACTGCGCAACGACATCACGCGTGAGACGGTGGCCAGCTTTGAACCTGCCATCGACTACTGCGTGGTCAAGATTCCGCGTTTTACCTTTGAAAAATTCCCCGGTGCCAAGGACGAACTCACCACTTCTATGAAGAGCGTGGGCGAAGCCATGAGCATTGGCCGTACCTTCAAGGAGGCTTTGCAGAAGGGCCTGCGCTCTATGGAAATCGGGGCCACTGGCCTGGGTTTCAACTTCAACGCCGAACTGCCTGACCGCGAAGTTATCCTTGAGTCTCTGCAGCGGCCCAATTCACGCCGCATATTTGCGCTGCGTCAGGCTCTGCTGGCGGGCATCACGGAAGAAGAAATCTTTGACGTGTCCGCCATCGACCCCTGGTTTGTTCGGCAGTTGCAGGACATCGTGGATATGGAGCAGCGCATCCGCAACTTTGGCATGGCCAATGACATGACAGCCAGCAATGAAGCTCTGGCGGTCATCTTGCGCGAAGCCAAGGAATACGGTTTCTCCGACAGGCAGCTTGCCGAAATGTGGAAGCGCCCTGAAGCCGATATTCGCCGTTTGCGCGACGAAATGAACATCCTGCCGACCTATTATCTGGTCGACACCTGCGCAGGGGAGTTTGAAGCCTACACACCCTATTTTTATTCGACCTACGAGAAGGGTGAAGAAATCAAACTTGAAGACCGCCGTAAGGTGCTCATCCTGGGCGGTGGCCCCAACCGCATCGGCCAGGGCATCGAGTTTGACTACTGCTGCTGCCATGCCTCCTTTGCTCTGCGGGATGCCGGTATTATGGCCATTATGGCAAACTCCAACCCCGAAACGGTCTCCACAGACTACGACACTTCAGACCGGCTCTATTTTGAACCGCTGACCTTCGAAGATGTCATGAACATTGTGGAAAAAGAAAAGCCCGAAGGCGTTATCGTTCAGTTTGGCGGCCAGACTCCGCTGAATCTGGCTGTGCCGCTCATGCGTGCAGGCGTGCCCATTCTTGGCACCAGCCCCGACGCCATCGACCGCGCAGAAGACCGCGAGCGTTTTCAGGCTCTGATTCAGAAGCTGGGTCTGCTGCAGCCGCCCAACGGCACAGCCATGAGCCTTGAAGATGCTCTGGAAGTGGCCGAGCGCATCACCTACCCTGTGGTGGTGCGGCCAAGCTACGTGCTTGGCGGCCGCGCTATGGCCGTTGTGTATGACGCTTCGGAGCTGACCGCGTACTTCCACGCCCAGGTGCCCGAAAGGCCGGAACACCCCATCCTTGTCGACAAGTTCCTTGAACATGCGGTTGAAGTGGATGTGGACGCCCTGTCTGACGGCAAGGACGTGTATGTGGCTGGCATTATGGAGCATATCGAAGAAGCCGGTATTCACTCCGGCGATTCGGCCTGCGTGCTGCCTTCCTATTCGCTGTCTTACGACCATGTGGCCCTTATTGCGGTTCAGGCTGAAGCTCTGGCCCGCGAACTCAAAGTTGTGGGCCTCATGAATATCCAGTTTGCCATCAAGGGCGACGATATCTATATCCTTGAAGTGAACCCGCGCGCCTCGCGTACGGCTCCCTTTGTGTCCAAGGCCACGGGCGTGCCCCTGCCGTACCTTGCCACCCAGGTCATGCTGGGCAAGACTCTGGACGAACTTGACCCCTGGAGCATGCGCAAGGGTGGTTTCACCTGCGTGAAGGAAGCGGTTATGCCCTTCCAGCGCTTCCCGGGTGTGGACGTAATACTTGGACCTGAAATGCACTCCACTGGCGAAGTTATGGGCATGGGCTCCAACTTTGGTGAAGCCTTCCTCAAGAGCCAGCTTGGTGCAGGTCAGGTGCCGCCGCAGGGAGGCAAGCTTTTCCTTTCTGTGAATGACCGCGACAAACCCTTCCTGCCTGAAGTGGCAGAAAAGTTTGCCAATCTGGGCTTTGATCTGCTGGCGACCAAAGGCACTGCGGCGATTCTGCGCGAGCACGGCCTCAAGGTTGAGGAAGTGCGTAAGGTTTACGAAGGCCGCCCCAATATTGTGGATCTGCTTATCAATCACGAGGTGGCTCTGGTCGTGAATACGGCTTCGGGCAAACACACCGCCAAGGATTCCAAGGCCATTCGTCAGGCGGCTCTGAACTACAAGGTGCCGTACTGCACCACCATCGCTGCGGCGCGCGCCACGGCCACGGCCATCGGTTCGCGGCGGGACGAAACCCATGTGGAAAGTTTGCAGGAATACTACGCGCGGGAAGTGCGGGGGTAA
- the carA gene encoding glutamine-hydrolyzing carbamoyl-phosphate synthase small subunit — MKALLVLEDGFTLEGKSFTGEFETGGEVIFTTGMTGYQEVLTDPSYYGQMVCMTYPLIGNYGTSREDMESAGVHCAALLVKECCKKPSNWRSTMSLPTFLQRYEKPGMEGIDTRSLTLHLRINGAMRGIISTKEMDLRVLQERAKALPTMKGRNLVPFVAAKAPYTWYDNAVQEAPMAEDGSYAWRNAGLPLLVYDYGIKWNILRRLCEAGFEPLVVPPNFSAVQAKASGAKGVFLSNGPGDPATLTNEIALVRELIQAFPVTGICLGHQLIGHALGGTTDKLKFGHHGCNHPVKDLTTGRIEISSQNHGFHVVLDGLEDVEATHINLNDNTLEGLRHKTLPVMSLQYHPEAAAGPHDGEYLFASFRKLIGEATGS; from the coding sequence ATGAAAGCATTGCTGGTGCTGGAAGACGGATTTACGCTTGAAGGCAAGTCCTTTACTGGCGAATTTGAAACCGGTGGCGAAGTTATCTTCACTACAGGTATGACTGGATATCAGGAGGTTCTTACCGATCCTTCTTATTATGGGCAGATGGTCTGCATGACCTACCCCCTCATCGGCAATTATGGCACCAGCCGTGAAGATATGGAGTCTGCCGGGGTGCACTGCGCGGCTCTGCTGGTAAAGGAGTGCTGCAAAAAGCCTTCTAACTGGCGTTCCACAATGTCTTTGCCGACGTTTTTACAGCGCTATGAAAAGCCCGGCATGGAAGGAATCGATACCCGGTCTCTGACTTTGCATCTGCGTATCAACGGAGCCATGCGCGGCATCATTTCCACAAAGGAAATGGATCTTCGCGTGTTGCAGGAACGCGCCAAGGCGCTGCCAACCATGAAAGGACGCAATCTCGTGCCTTTTGTGGCTGCCAAAGCTCCCTACACCTGGTACGATAACGCCGTTCAGGAAGCACCAATGGCCGAAGACGGCAGTTACGCATGGCGTAACGCCGGGCTGCCGCTTCTGGTTTATGACTACGGCATCAAGTGGAATATTTTGCGCCGCTTGTGTGAAGCTGGTTTTGAACCTCTGGTTGTGCCGCCAAACTTCAGTGCCGTTCAGGCCAAAGCCAGTGGGGCCAAAGGGGTCTTTCTGTCCAACGGCCCCGGCGACCCGGCCACGCTGACCAATGAAATTGCACTGGTGCGCGAGCTTATTCAGGCTTTTCCTGTTACGGGAATTTGCCTTGGCCATCAGCTCATCGGCCACGCCCTTGGGGGCACCACCGATAAGCTCAAGTTCGGCCACCACGGCTGCAACCATCCGGTCAAGGACCTGACCACGGGCCGCATTGAAATATCTTCGCAGAACCACGGGTTTCATGTGGTTCTGGACGGATTGGAAGATGTAGAAGCTACCCACATTAATCTTAATGACAATACGCTTGAAGGGCTGCGCCACAAAACGCTGCCAGTCATGAGCTTGCAGTATCACCCGGAAGCCGCCGCCGGGCCGCATGACGGAGAATACCTGTTTGCCAGCTTCAGGAAACTGATTGGCGAGGCCACTGGGTCCTGA
- a CDS encoding glycine zipper domain-containing protein produces the protein MKKVLIIGLLAVMFTSGIGCTNMNKTQQGVASGAALGALGGAGIAAISGGAAGWGALAGAGIGALAGGIVGHEQSKGNSW, from the coding sequence ATGAAAAAAGTTTTGATTATTGGCCTGCTGGCCGTCATGTTCACCAGCGGCATTGGTTGCACGAATATGAATAAAACCCAGCAGGGCGTTGCGAGCGGCGCGGCTCTGGGCGCTCTGGGCGGTGCAGGTATTGCTGCCATTTCTGGCGGCGCTGCTGGCTGGGGTGCTCTTGCCGGTGCCGGCATCGGCGCGCTGGCTGGTGGCATTGTTGGTCACGAGCAAAGCAAGGGCAACAGCTGGTAA
- a CDS encoding 4Fe-4S ferredoxin encodes MSGTLHTVFFSPTSSSKKIARAVAWPLSQALGKELCEHDLTFPQGRNKSLHCTSDDIFLFAFPVYAGRVPRLLNSFLAQLSGGGARAVVLAVYGNRHYDDALLEAVDTIQEHHCDVVSAGALVAEHSLTPKVGTGRPDNQDLKNAEEFAHHAAQAALSGHAGPVTVPGKRPYKDLPPAMDIRPKTSDACTQCLLCVSQCPMQIISEDNPAVVGQGCIRCCACVKACPEQAKFFDQEPVLKIIGMLEEKCRDRREPEFYTV; translated from the coding sequence ATGAGTGGCACCCTGCACACCGTATTTTTCAGTCCAACCAGTAGCAGCAAAAAAATTGCCCGTGCCGTCGCATGGCCTTTATCGCAGGCACTTGGCAAAGAACTTTGCGAACACGATTTGACCTTTCCCCAAGGCCGCAACAAATCTCTGCACTGCACCAGCGACGACATTTTTCTTTTTGCTTTCCCCGTATATGCCGGGCGCGTTCCACGTCTGCTCAACAGCTTTTTGGCACAGCTGAGTGGCGGGGGAGCGCGGGCTGTGGTTCTGGCTGTCTATGGCAACCGCCACTACGACGACGCCTTGCTGGAGGCTGTGGATACGATTCAGGAACATCATTGTGACGTAGTTTCCGCAGGAGCCCTTGTGGCGGAGCATAGCCTGACGCCGAAAGTTGGTACGGGCAGGCCAGATAATCAAGATTTGAAAAACGCCGAAGAGTTTGCCCACCACGCGGCGCAAGCTGCTCTTTCGGGCCATGCAGGGCCGGTAACTGTGCCGGGCAAGCGTCCTTACAAGGATCTGCCTCCAGCAATGGATATACGGCCCAAAACATCAGATGCGTGTACGCAGTGTTTGCTCTGCGTGAGCCAGTGCCCCATGCAGATTATCAGTGAAGATAACCCTGCCGTGGTGGGGCAGGGCTGTATTCGCTGCTGTGCTTGCGTCAAGGCATGCCCGGAGCAGGCAAAGTTCTTCGATCAGGAACCTGTGCTGAAGATAATCGGCATGCTGGAAGAAAAATGCCGAGACCGCAGGGAACCGGAATTTTATACGGTTTAG
- a CDS encoding Ldh family oxidoreductase: MSSISLNDARDLGQRILTRHKVSHENAVVTIEALIRAEMQGIPSHGFSRIPYYAAQALAGKIDGFAEPKILRPRPGTILTDAHCGFAFRAIADSLPVAAQAAKENGVALLAINNSHHAGVLGLAVEDFAKQGLLAMAFANSPAALAPYGGRKGTFGTNPMAMGCPRKNSPPLVIDISMGLMARGKILQAAEKGELIPEGAAVDAEGKPTRDPAKAFAGALLPFGGPKGYALALMVEIMAAVLPGAALAVEASSLFTTEGPSPRIGQSFLIMDPAATAGEHFTERLDTLLHFITDQEGVRLPGDRRTALEATVQAKGAIDLPDPLLAQLHSLC, from the coding sequence ATGAGTTCCATTTCGCTGAATGACGCGCGCGACCTCGGCCAGCGCATTCTTACGCGGCACAAGGTCAGTCATGAAAACGCCGTTGTGACGATTGAAGCCCTGATTCGTGCCGAGATGCAAGGCATCCCTTCACACGGTTTTTCCCGTATACCCTATTACGCAGCCCAGGCTCTCGCTGGCAAGATTGACGGTTTTGCAGAGCCGAAGATATTGCGCCCAAGGCCGGGGACCATACTTACAGACGCCCACTGTGGTTTTGCCTTTCGAGCCATTGCTGACAGCCTGCCAGTTGCGGCACAGGCAGCCAAAGAAAATGGCGTAGCCTTGCTGGCTATCAACAATTCGCACCATGCTGGTGTCTTGGGGCTTGCTGTCGAGGATTTTGCCAAGCAGGGTCTTCTGGCGATGGCTTTCGCCAACAGTCCTGCGGCTCTGGCTCCTTATGGAGGCCGCAAGGGAACCTTTGGCACCAATCCTATGGCTATGGGCTGCCCCCGAAAAAACTCGCCGCCCCTGGTTATTGACATATCAATGGGATTAATGGCCCGTGGCAAAATTTTGCAGGCAGCTGAAAAGGGAGAACTCATACCTGAAGGCGCCGCAGTTGATGCTGAAGGCAAGCCCACTCGCGATCCGGCCAAGGCCTTTGCAGGCGCGCTTCTGCCCTTCGGTGGCCCCAAGGGCTACGCGCTGGCGCTGATGGTAGAAATTATGGCAGCTGTTTTGCCGGGTGCTGCCCTGGCAGTGGAGGCAAGCTCATTGTTCACGACGGAAGGGCCGTCGCCGCGCATCGGGCAAAGTTTTCTGATAATGGACCCTGCGGCTACCGCTGGGGAACACTTTACTGAACGGCTTGATACCTTGCTGCACTTTATTACCGATCAGGAAGGCGTGCGCCTGCCCGGTGACCGGAGAACAGCGTTGGAGGCCACAGTACAGGCAAAGGGAGCAATTGATTTGCCAGACCCCCTGCTTGCGCAGCTCCACAGCCTCTGCTAG
- a CDS encoding HD-GYP domain-containing protein, producing the protein MAEQARSAKEVPQNINEEYYQISSEILSSFPKYRPPVDLFSFRDDIMVLAPYCKKETRLTNEQVEEVARLCDAGDLFVARSDHHIYSRHIVKQLDLVLQDKNLKEAEIADICIRALFLRYTEFNSQPIKPLFDPLYRDVMVITEYLWADRHRVNTFMRRLFRKYQPARHAINSMAIGLWMWMQVGGEYRRKDLDRMALAFLLHDIGMSKVPAFLLNKSGPLKPEEREKMLPHPLVGIKLMHKMDVSFEELVRACYEHHERMDGSGYPQHLKAHQISRVGRITAIADSFSAMICHKPYGEAKEPLAAAKDLAGDARYDGELTNLLLTGFASGNIGQLVDMDKVVDTPL; encoded by the coding sequence ATGGCTGAACAAGCACGGTCTGCAAAAGAAGTTCCTCAAAACATTAACGAGGAGTACTATCAGATAAGCAGCGAAATTCTTTCCAGCTTTCCTAAGTATCGCCCGCCGGTGGATCTTTTCAGCTTTCGTGATGACATCATGGTGCTGGCTCCTTATTGCAAAAAGGAAACACGCCTGACCAACGAACAGGTTGAAGAGGTGGCCCGGCTTTGCGATGCTGGCGATCTTTTTGTGGCCCGCTCAGATCACCACATCTATTCGCGCCACATCGTCAAGCAACTTGATCTTGTTTTGCAAGACAAGAACCTCAAGGAAGCCGAAATCGCTGACATCTGCATCCGTGCGCTGTTCCTTCGCTATACCGAATTCAACAGCCAACCCATCAAGCCGCTCTTTGACCCGCTGTACCGCGATGTTATGGTGATTACAGAATATCTGTGGGCAGACAGACATCGCGTCAACACGTTCATGCGCCGCCTGTTCCGCAAGTACCAGCCCGCGCGCCATGCCATAAACAGCATGGCGATCGGCCTCTGGATGTGGATGCAGGTGGGCGGTGAATACCGCCGCAAAGATCTTGACCGGATGGCTTTGGCCTTTTTGCTGCATGATATTGGCATGAGCAAGGTTCCTGCCTTTCTGCTCAATAAGTCTGGGCCTCTTAAGCCCGAAGAGCGTGAAAAAATGTTGCCCCACCCGCTTGTGGGCATCAAGCTTATGCACAAAATGGATGTAAGCTTTGAAGAGCTGGTTCGGGCCTGCTATGAGCACCACGAACGCATGGATGGCTCTGGCTACCCCCAGCACCTGAAAGCGCATCAGATCAGCCGCGTGGGACGCATCACCGCCATCGCGGACTCCTTTTCTGCCATGATCTGCCACAAGCCATATGGCGAAGCCAAGGAACCTCTTGCGGCAGCAAAAGATCTTGCCGGAGACGCCCGGTATGACGGAGAACTCACCAACCTGCTGCTCACAGGCTTTGCCTCGGGCAATATTGGTCAGCTGGTGGATATGGACAAGGTTGTGGATACCCCGCTGTAG